Proteins from a single region of Apium graveolens cultivar Ventura chromosome 7, ASM990537v1, whole genome shotgun sequence:
- the LOC141674384 gene encoding F-box/kelch-repeat protein At3g23880-like has protein sequence MADNVEHTTTFNDLPEEATYKIFTRLPVKTLIRSTSVCKKWYSNFTKPTFISAHIQHSLSCCNNNSVLVVPMDLQSCKYSTLISAHTGEILKKYKVPFKTKTNSLNLCGSFNGILCLNEIDFGKVSGSHIVEDYQELYLWNPSVGKFRTLFSSCFKKRG, from the coding sequence ATGGCGGACAATGTTGAGCATACGACAACGTTTAATGATCTTCCTGAAGAAGCAACATACAAGATCTTCACAAGGCTCCCAGTCAAAACCCTAATCAGGTCAACCTCTGTTTGCAAGAAATGGTACTCTAATTTCACTAAACCTACCTTTATTTCAGCTCATATTCAACACTCACTCTCTTGCTGTAATAATAATTCTGTTCTTGTAGTTCCTATGGACTTACAATCTTGTAAGTATAGTACATTAATCTCAGCTCATACTGGTGAAATCTTGAAAAAATATAAGGTCCCTTTTAAGACCAAGACTAATAGTTTGAATTTGTGCGGCTCTTTCAATGGGATTCTTTGTTTAAATGAGATTGATTTCGGAAAGGTTTCCGGGTCTCATATTGTTGAGGATTATCAAGAGTTGTATCTTTGGAATCCTAGTGTTGGCAAGTTTAGGACTCTTTTTTCGTCTTGTTTTAAGAAACGGGGATAA